Proteins encoded in a region of the Carassius gibelio isolate Cgi1373 ecotype wild population from Czech Republic chromosome B5, carGib1.2-hapl.c, whole genome shotgun sequence genome:
- the LOC127958069 gene encoding anaphase-promoting complex subunit 2-like, with protein MNEAQSMPQGLSAAWDTVTSALVSPVPPNASTDKVLSEALALLGVHGLGQYVEGWLLETLQVRLTTSVAPDFWTGLKQPEGESQERDRAKALIEAFQNLLQELQPFLDGLERLGSWQDEGRGGLSGPGACGLTERAFSVIRAILLFSPPPVLQERVLEFYSRTFSVHMSQAGEAVEAEEGHDEGGLCPGCAVLPHLCWCQEALEQLQGLSHILSTLQLLERVSSEAVTSILHQLIEKRMEQRCRGEYESSFLTDFNDVNTFQTVTKQKMFNLV; from the exons ATGAACGAAGCCCAGTCGATGCCGCAGGGTCTTTCTGCAGCCTGGGACACAGTGACATCTGCACTG GTGTCTCCTGTGCCACCAAATGCTTCTACTGATAAGGTTCTCTCTGAAGCCTTGGCCCTGCTGGGTGTACATGGACTGGGTCAGTATGTGGAAGGTTGGCTGCTTGAGACTCTGCAGGTGCGTTTGACTACTTCTGTTGCACCAGACTTCTGGACGGGGCTCAAGCAGCCAGAGGGGGAGTCACAGGAGAGAGACAGGGCAAAGGCTTTAATAGAAGCCTTCCAAAACCTTCTCCAAGAGCTGCAACCTTTCCTTG ATGGTCTTGAGAGACTGGGCTCATGGCAGGATGAGGGTCGTGGAGGTCTGTCTGGTCCAGGGGCCTGTGGTCTGACAGAGAGAGCTTTCTCTGTCATTCGTGCCATTCTTCTGTTCTCTCCTCCACCTGTGCTGCAAGAGCGTGTGTTAGAGTTTTACAGCCGCACATTCTCCGTACACATGAGTCAGGCCGGGGAAGCAGTGGAGGCTGAGGAGGGCCATGATGAAGGTGGTTTGTGCCCAGGCTGTGCCGTCCTCCCTCACCTGTGTTGGTGTCAGGAAGCTCTAGAGCAGCTTCAAGGGCTCAGCCACATACT CTCCACACTACAGCTGTTGGAGCGTGTGAGCTCAGAGGCCGTGACCAGCATCTTGCaccagctgatagagaagaggatggAGCAGCGCTGCAGGGGAGAATACGAAAGCTCTTTTCTCACAGACTTCAATGATGTAAACACTTTTCAAACAGTTACAAAGCAGAAGATGTTTAATTTGGTATGA
- the LOC127958070 gene encoding microtubule nucleation factor SSNA1-like has translation MTQQGAALQTYNNELVKCIEELCSKREDLNRLIQQEEAEKSRLQHDIRVLTEKLSRVNESLARRLAARADFDRTIAETEAAYMKILESSQTLLSVLKKETGNLTKATEPRSSKDH, from the exons ATGACCCAGCAAGGAGCAGCGCTGCAAACCTACAACAATGAGCTTGTCAAGT GCATAGAGGAACTGTGCTCTAAAAGAGAAGATTTAAACCGGCTGATCCAGCAGGAGGAAGCAGAGAAAAGTCGTCTGCAGCATGATATCCGTGTGCTGACAGAAAAGCTGAGTCGTGTGAACGAGAGCCTGGCACGCCGCCTTGCTGCCCGCGCTGACTTTGACCGCACCATCGCGGAGACAGAGGCAGCATACATGAAG aTTCTTGAAAGCTCTCAGACACTTTTGAGTGTTTTAAAGAAGGAAACAGGGAATCTGACCAAAGCCACTGAACCAAGAAGCAGCAAAGATCATTGA